In Victivallis lenta, the following proteins share a genomic window:
- a CDS encoding ABC-F family ATP-binding cassette domain-containing protein yields MIDFKDVTKTYAGDVILDSVTFRVNSGDRVGMVGPNGAGKSTIFGIITGEVVPDRGSVSIPKAMRLGTLKQHLPDDEVSRRLLEFTADAIPELRGMHEELHRLEEQLHRGVDDDDELQSLLDRHGQLQSTVEHLGAYRLEVEAEQALSNLGFREADFERPLSSFSGGWRMRAALARVLISQPDILLLDEPSNYLDIPAVEWLCKFLKSFPGTLLLISHDRFLLRKLTGLTLEVNAGQVTRYPGDYDYYRREREERRRNLEAAKRNSDRKKEHLERVIDRFRAKSSKAAQAKSWQKALDKMEEIELPDDLSYHGAIRFPAPPPGGIEAARIENLSFGYTPEKLLFRDVNLAIDAGDKLAFIGYNGMGKTTLLKLLIGRLKPTSGRIVLGHHSVIGYQAQEFADLLVPEQSVYDVVRGNLPAGAPASGLMNVLGSFGFSGDAASKQCKVLSGGEKIRLLFARIFVNPPNFLVLDEPTTHLDIAARELLQEALKSYPGTVCVVSHDIEFVRNVATGIIAMEPPGIRKYFGNYDYYLEKSAELRAAGLTDTPEQEMQIGSPDLARNRRRARAQARNALAARKKAAEQKVADLEKKLETLEKRQAELVEQLSGDGKVDFASVNRELVQVQRSLEQGMADWETAASELEEIRLENERIHQELN; encoded by the coding sequence GTGATTGATTTCAAGGATGTGACGAAAACCTACGCCGGGGACGTGATCCTCGACTCCGTGACCTTCCGGGTCAACTCCGGGGACCGGGTCGGCATGGTCGGCCCGAACGGCGCCGGTAAAAGTACGATATTCGGTATCATAACGGGAGAGGTCGTGCCGGACCGCGGTTCGGTCAGCATCCCGAAGGCGATGCGGCTCGGCACGCTGAAGCAGCATCTGCCGGACGACGAGGTGTCGCGCCGGCTGCTTGAGTTTACCGCCGACGCGATTCCGGAGCTGCGCGGAATGCACGAAGAGCTTCACCGTCTTGAGGAACAGCTGCACCGCGGTGTTGATGACGATGACGAACTCCAGTCGCTGCTGGACCGCCACGGTCAACTGCAGTCGACCGTCGAGCATCTCGGCGCCTACCGGCTCGAGGTTGAGGCGGAACAGGCGCTCAGCAATCTCGGGTTCCGCGAAGCGGATTTCGAACGGCCGCTCTCGTCATTTTCGGGCGGCTGGCGCATGCGTGCGGCGCTGGCGCGCGTCCTGATTTCGCAGCCGGACATCCTGCTGCTCGACGAGCCGTCCAACTATCTCGACATCCCGGCCGTGGAGTGGCTCTGCAAATTCCTGAAATCCTTCCCGGGCACGCTGCTGCTGATCTCGCACGACCGTTTTCTGCTGCGTAAGCTGACCGGCCTGACGCTGGAGGTCAACGCCGGGCAGGTGACCCGCTACCCGGGCGACTACGACTACTACCGCCGCGAACGCGAGGAGCGCCGCCGCAATCTCGAGGCCGCCAAGCGCAACAGCGACCGCAAGAAGGAGCACCTCGAGCGCGTGATCGACCGGTTCCGGGCCAAAAGTTCGAAGGCGGCGCAGGCGAAAAGCTGGCAGAAGGCGCTGGACAAAATGGAGGAGATCGAACTGCCGGACGACCTGAGCTATCATGGCGCGATCCGTTTTCCGGCTCCCCCGCCCGGCGGAATCGAGGCGGCCCGCATCGAAAATCTCTCGTTCGGCTACACGCCGGAGAAACTGCTGTTCCGCGATGTGAACCTCGCGATCGATGCGGGCGACAAGCTCGCCTTCATCGGCTACAACGGCATGGGCAAGACCACGCTGCTGAAGCTCCTGATCGGCAGATTGAAGCCGACCTCGGGACGCATCGTGCTCGGCCACCACTCCGTCATCGGATATCAGGCACAGGAGTTCGCCGATCTGCTCGTGCCGGAGCAGAGCGTCTATGACGTCGTGCGCGGGAACCTGCCTGCCGGCGCGCCGGCCTCGGGGCTTATGAACGTGCTCGGCTCGTTCGGCTTCTCGGGCGATGCGGCGTCGAAGCAGTGCAAGGTCCTTTCCGGCGGCGAGAAAATCCGGCTGCTGTTCGCCCGGATCTTCGTGAATCCGCCGAACTTCCTTGTGCTGGACGAGCCGACGACCCACCTCGACATTGCGGCGCGGGAGCTGTTGCAGGAGGCGCTGAAGAGCTACCCGGGGACGGTCTGCGTGGTCAGCCACGACATCGAGTTCGTCCGCAACGTGGCGACCGGGATCATCGCCATGGAGCCGCCGGGCATCCGCAAGTATTTCGGCAATTACGACTACTATCTCGAGAAGTCGGCCGAATTGCGTGCGGCGGGTTTGACCGATACGCCGGAGCAGGAGATGCAGATCGGTTCCCCCGATCTCGCCCGCAACCGCCGCCGTGCCCGGGCGCAGGCGCGCAACGCGCTGGCCGCGCGGAAAAAGGCGGCCGAACAGAAGGTTGCCGATCTGGAGAAGAAGCTCGAAACGCTCGAGAAGCGCCAGGCGGAGCTGGTCGAACAGCTTTCCGGCGACGGCAAGGTCGATTTCGCCTCCGTGAACCGCGAGCTTGTCCAGGTGCAGCGTTCGCTGGAGCAGGGGATGGCCGACTGGGAGACCGCCGCTTCGGAACTTGAGGAGATCCGGCTGGAAAACGAGCGGATTCACCAGGAGCTGAACTGA
- a CDS encoding bifunctional serine/threonine-protein kinase/formylglycine-generating enzyme family protein, protein MNEDDENQAPEWDDDQKTLIYGAASETMLSPEELRRALGIPAGDRIQDYDGLSAIGIGGVGAVFSAHEPGLNREVALKILRPQYRNQAERIEWFIREARATAQIDHPNIPPVHRMGVFDDVGVYFTMKRVEGETLRVILRKLNEDKEGYRRTYTLHRLLEIFIGACNGVAFAHSHGILHCDLKPGNLMVGDYGEVMVMDWGMARYRADLDQGGSGNKMELDLECQLDSAPSASPGDGKVVLGGTPAFMPPEQLTGEVTEPTEAADVYGLGAILYTMLTWKNAPFDTNLPSEELMRRAAAGRIVPPRKAAPRGVIVPLELEAVCLKAMARDRHKRYQTVADLLRDIRNYLDGYPVGVYSPTPLYRLTKLIRRHPLIPSTLMAALLTWAGYFGFTHFSNLSQSNSLINLAEYNYTQAKNYNALALRTFNLLRERSEDARSNGRERELENELFRLIAEQENGYNSALEFISRATEYGLRESVVNRMCRDIFKSSLNFYLKVENYDSLQSFLRQARIRWRAIFDRAVSQDAELAALVNKIDNRVGTLEIKGVPHPGRKMTIRDTAGKIIWFGSTVPGDNAGPPAANLPIGEQLQSFELQAGNYLLDITLPSGLEVAAPVTVPVAGKSSVELSIPDTFPSNVRYISGGGFFHGSSTGRFGVGKSVLPPFLIGATEVTFAEYLEFWKGLKTPEEKRRCLGWFSFDPNSEERQPIWNDDGELAPPFTPDLPVVGISGEAAEAYCAWLGKRLGLVCRLPTRLEWEKAARGVDGRAYVWGNTYEPGRALLRDNPRRGEFPVGAPPGRFPADVSVYGVFDLTGNVREFIRSPGESEKLFMVIGGSYATDAQQANTANVYYVNGSAGDLGFRYVLELPELRTETATPPLR, encoded by the coding sequence GTGAACGAGGACGACGAAAATCAAGCGCCGGAATGGGATGACGACCAGAAGACTCTGATTTACGGCGCGGCCAGCGAAACCATGCTTTCGCCGGAGGAGCTGCGCCGTGCGCTCGGCATTCCGGCGGGAGACCGGATTCAGGACTACGACGGGCTTTCCGCCATCGGGATCGGCGGGGTCGGCGCCGTGTTTTCCGCCCATGAACCCGGGTTGAACCGGGAGGTCGCGCTGAAAATTCTGCGCCCGCAGTACCGCAACCAGGCCGAACGCATCGAGTGGTTTATCCGCGAGGCGCGCGCCACGGCGCAGATCGACCACCCGAATATTCCCCCGGTTCACCGCATGGGGGTCTTCGATGATGTCGGCGTTTATTTCACGATGAAACGGGTCGAAGGGGAGACGCTCCGTGTGATCCTCCGCAAGCTGAACGAGGACAAGGAGGGGTACCGCCGCACCTATACGCTGCACCGGCTGCTCGAAATCTTCATCGGCGCCTGCAACGGCGTCGCTTTCGCCCACAGCCACGGCATTCTGCACTGCGACCTGAAGCCGGGCAATCTCATGGTCGGAGATTACGGCGAGGTGATGGTCATGGACTGGGGGATGGCCCGTTACCGGGCCGACCTCGATCAGGGCGGTTCCGGCAACAAGATGGAGCTCGATCTCGAATGCCAGCTCGACAGCGCGCCGTCGGCGTCTCCGGGCGACGGCAAGGTCGTTCTCGGCGGTACGCCGGCTTTTATGCCGCCCGAGCAGCTGACCGGCGAAGTGACCGAACCGACCGAGGCGGCGGACGTCTACGGCCTCGGAGCGATCCTTTACACGATGCTGACCTGGAAGAATGCGCCGTTCGATACCAATCTCCCGTCCGAGGAGCTGATGCGCCGCGCCGCCGCGGGGCGCATCGTGCCGCCGCGCAAAGCCGCCCCTCGCGGCGTAATCGTGCCGCTCGAGCTCGAAGCGGTCTGTCTCAAGGCGATGGCGCGCGACCGGCATAAACGCTATCAGACGGTCGCGGACCTGCTGCGCGACATCCGCAACTATCTCGACGGTTATCCGGTCGGCGTTTATTCGCCGACTCCGCTTTACCGGTTGACGAAACTGATCCGCCGCCATCCTCTGATCCCGTCGACGCTGATGGCGGCGCTGCTGACCTGGGCCGGCTATTTCGGTTTCACGCATTTTTCGAACCTGTCGCAGAGCAATTCGCTGATCAATCTCGCCGAGTACAACTATACGCAGGCGAAAAACTACAACGCGCTCGCGCTGCGGACGTTCAATCTGCTGCGCGAGCGGTCGGAGGACGCCCGCAGCAACGGGCGGGAGCGGGAGCTCGAAAACGAACTGTTCCGGCTGATCGCCGAGCAGGAGAACGGCTACAACTCGGCGCTGGAGTTCATCAGCCGCGCCACGGAATACGGATTGCGCGAGTCGGTGGTCAACCGGATGTGCCGCGACATCTTCAAGTCCAGTTTGAATTTCTACCTGAAGGTTGAAAACTACGATTCGCTGCAGAGCTTTCTGCGTCAGGCGCGCATTCGCTGGCGGGCGATTTTCGACCGCGCGGTCAGCCAGGATGCCGAGCTGGCGGCTCTGGTCAACAAGATCGACAACCGGGTCGGCACGCTCGAGATCAAAGGCGTTCCGCATCCGGGCCGGAAGATGACGATCCGGGATACGGCGGGCAAGATCATCTGGTTCGGCAGCACCGTGCCGGGCGACAACGCCGGGCCTCCGGCCGCGAACCTGCCGATCGGCGAGCAGCTGCAGTCGTTCGAGCTTCAGGCCGGGAACTATCTGCTCGACATCACGTTGCCCTCCGGGCTGGAGGTGGCGGCGCCGGTCACGGTTCCGGTGGCGGGAAAGAGTTCGGTTGAGCTTTCGATCCCCGACACTTTTCCGTCAAATGTCCGTTATATTTCCGGCGGCGGTTTTTTTCACGGCAGCAGCACCGGCCGGTTCGGAGTCGGCAAAAGCGTGCTTCCGCCGTTTCTGATCGGGGCGACGGAAGTGACGTTTGCGGAATATCTTGAGTTCTGGAAGGGACTCAAAACGCCGGAGGAAAAACGGCGGTGTCTCGGCTGGTTCTCGTTCGATCCGAATTCAGAGGAACGGCAGCCGATCTGGAATGACGACGGCGAACTTGCGCCGCCGTTTACGCCGGATCTTCCGGTGGTCGGCATTTCGGGGGAGGCTGCCGAAGCGTACTGCGCATGGCTCGGCAAGCGGCTCGGGCTGGTCTGCCGGCTGCCGACGCGCCTGGAGTGGGAGAAGGCCGCGCGCGGCGTCGACGGGCGCGCATATGTCTGGGGAAACACCTACGAGCCGGGGCGTGCGCTGCTGCGCGACAATCCGCGGCGCGGAGAGTTTCCGGTCGGAGCGCCGCCGGGCCGGTTCCCGGCGGATGTTTCGGTGTACGGCGTGTTCGACCTGACCGGCAATGTCCGGGAATTCATCCGTTCGCCCGGCGAATCCGAAAAGCTGTTCATGGTGATCGGCGGCTCCTATGCGACCGATGCGCAGCAGGCGAACACGGCCAATGTATATTATGTGAACGGCAGCGCCGGGGATCTCGGATTCCGCTATGTGCTGGAGCTCCCGGAGCTGCGGACGGAGACGGCCACGCCGCCGCTCCGCTGA
- a CDS encoding LptF/LptG family permease codes for MKILNWYVTRGFLLAFSMAIAILTFGMTGANLIKVFDLVSQGISFWTFLKFTGYILPIVLTFTVPWAVMVAVMLVFGRMSADSEITAMRACGISIMQIVSPILIFTFLLTVLCLYLQVEVGPPFLGKSRELMKTAAIDQPLALFEPGKQIQIENTIIYIDDKEGENGLKGVQIYMLGDDGKTVAWDISADRGNLLVDKEKQVLTVQLFDCLLVNKQPQKATQEGISGDGPQRLFSEMLKFGFNYGREANEMRVGVRPKYMKLTDLMARIRLTKELNRDTTELEVELNQRIAFALSPIAFLLLGLPLAIRTSRRETSVGLFLSVILAGVFFLSIILCESLSSFPKLYPQYLLWLPNILFQIGGAIMTYRISQR; via the coding sequence ATGAAAATTCTGAACTGGTATGTCACCCGCGGATTCCTGCTGGCCTTCAGCATGGCGATCGCGATTCTGACCTTCGGCATGACCGGAGCGAACCTGATCAAGGTATTCGACCTGGTCTCGCAGGGAATCTCTTTCTGGACCTTCCTCAAATTCACCGGCTACATCCTGCCGATCGTGCTGACCTTCACCGTGCCGTGGGCCGTGATGGTGGCGGTCATGCTCGTTTTCGGGCGCATGTCGGCGGATTCGGAGATCACGGCGATGCGGGCGTGCGGAATTTCGATCATGCAGATCGTCTCGCCGATCCTCATCTTCACCTTTCTGCTGACCGTCCTTTGCCTGTATCTGCAGGTCGAGGTCGGGCCGCCGTTTCTCGGCAAATCACGCGAACTCATGAAGACGGCCGCCATCGACCAGCCGCTCGCATTGTTCGAACCCGGCAAACAGATCCAGATCGAAAACACGATCATCTACATCGACGACAAGGAGGGTGAAAACGGGCTGAAGGGCGTGCAGATCTACATGCTCGGCGACGACGGCAAGACCGTCGCCTGGGACATCTCCGCCGATCGCGGCAATCTGCTGGTGGACAAAGAAAAGCAGGTGCTTACCGTGCAGCTGTTCGACTGCCTGCTCGTCAACAAGCAGCCACAGAAAGCCACGCAGGAGGGAATCAGCGGCGACGGACCGCAGCGGCTCTTCTCGGAGATGCTGAAATTCGGCTTCAACTACGGCAGGGAAGCGAATGAAATGCGCGTCGGCGTGCGTCCGAAATATATGAAGCTGACCGACCTCATGGCCCGCATCCGGCTGACCAAGGAGCTGAACCGCGACACGACCGAACTCGAAGTCGAACTGAACCAGCGCATCGCCTTCGCGCTGTCGCCGATCGCGTTCCTGCTGCTCGGCCTGCCGCTGGCGATCCGCACGAGCCGGCGCGAAACTTCGGTCGGGCTGTTCCTCAGCGTGATCCTCGCCGGAGTGTTCTTCCTGTCGATCATTCTCTGCGAGTCGCTTTCATCGTTCCCGAAACTGTATCCGCAATATCTGCTGTGGCTGCCGAACATCCTGTTCCAGATCGGCGGCGCGATCATGACGTACCGAATCAGCCAGCGATAG
- a CDS encoding peptide-binding protein, with the protein MGNNGYLKFILTALVLAIVFFGYMLVTAVDRVRESNLRLLAKLDELPGRISVTAPAAVPAQAAAIRREPFANAEFFDPSAQTGGRMIQATIADTANMNYLINTEATAGEFWNLCNSSLAGINFEKPDEYEPQMAESWSISDDHKVYRIKLRKGIYWHDFTDPVTGKEHRNVEVTAEDFKFFVDVVKNPEVNCGPMRVYYQDLESVEILGRYEFEVRWSREYYGSKASTLGLSPLPRHLYHAYDGPFDGKKFNEDHIRNRMIVGCGPYQFVKWEKDRRVVFRRNPRYFGLRYGAGPSLDYLVYEIIKHPNTRFQALLSGELDQLGLSPDQWIQRADEKPFKDGTLKRYKYLLPQYTYIGWNLRNPLFSDARVRRALTMLIDRERIRKDVYFDLAEIIAGPFFPKSRYTDQTVKPWPYDPAEAKKLLAEAGWKDEDGDGILEKAGRKFTFTMLQIATSSIQQKMMPMIKETLAAAGIDMKIQNVEWSVYLQRLEEQNFEACCLGWQSPFDPDPYQIWHSSQADQRGSSNHIGFKNAEADRIIEELRKTFDVEKRIELAHRFCRILHEEQPYTFLFAPYSLVALSGRYRNVRVFPVGIPDSIMWVPGAEQKKVPGL; encoded by the coding sequence ATGGGCAACAACGGTTATCTCAAGTTCATTCTGACCGCCCTCGTTCTTGCGATCGTGTTTTTCGGCTACATGCTCGTGACGGCGGTCGACCGGGTGCGCGAAAGCAACCTGCGCCTTCTCGCCAAGCTCGACGAACTGCCGGGGCGGATTTCGGTCACCGCCCCGGCGGCGGTTCCGGCGCAGGCGGCCGCCATTCGCCGCGAACCGTTTGCGAACGCGGAGTTTTTCGACCCGTCGGCACAGACCGGCGGCCGCATGATCCAGGCGACGATAGCCGACACGGCCAACATGAATTACCTGATCAACACCGAAGCGACGGCGGGGGAGTTCTGGAATCTCTGCAACTCCTCGCTGGCCGGAATCAACTTCGAGAAGCCGGACGAGTACGAGCCGCAGATGGCTGAGTCCTGGAGCATTTCCGACGACCACAAGGTCTACCGGATCAAGTTGCGCAAAGGGATCTACTGGCACGATTTCACGGACCCGGTGACCGGAAAAGAGCACCGCAACGTCGAGGTCACGGCGGAGGATTTCAAGTTCTTCGTCGATGTGGTCAAGAATCCCGAGGTGAACTGCGGCCCGATGCGGGTCTATTATCAGGATCTCGAGAGCGTGGAGATCCTCGGCAGGTACGAATTCGAAGTCCGCTGGAGCCGGGAATATTATGGTTCGAAGGCGAGTACGCTCGGGCTCTCGCCGCTGCCGCGCCATCTCTATCATGCGTATGACGGCCCGTTCGACGGAAAAAAATTCAATGAGGACCACATCCGCAACCGCATGATCGTCGGCTGCGGCCCGTACCAGTTTGTAAAGTGGGAGAAGGACCGCCGGGTCGTCTTCCGGCGCAATCCGCGTTATTTCGGGCTCAGGTACGGCGCGGGCCCCTCGCTCGACTATCTGGTGTATGAGATCATCAAGCACCCGAACACGCGGTTCCAGGCGCTGCTTTCCGGCGAGCTCGACCAGCTCGGGCTGTCGCCGGACCAGTGGATTCAGAGGGCGGACGAAAAGCCGTTCAAAGATGGAACGCTCAAGCGCTACAAATACCTGCTGCCGCAATACACCTATATCGGCTGGAACCTGCGCAATCCGCTCTTTTCCGACGCCAGGGTGCGGCGGGCTCTGACGATGCTGATCGACCGCGAAAGAATCCGGAAGGACGTTTATTTCGACCTTGCCGAAATCATCGCCGGGCCGTTCTTCCCGAAAAGCCGTTACACGGATCAGACCGTCAAACCGTGGCCGTACGATCCGGCCGAGGCGAAAAAACTGCTGGCCGAAGCGGGCTGGAAGGATGAAGACGGCGACGGCATTCTCGAAAAGGCCGGCAGAAAATTCACGTTCACGATGCTCCAGATCGCAACAAGCTCGATCCAGCAGAAAATGATGCCGATGATCAAGGAGACGCTGGCGGCGGCCGGAATCGATATGAAGATTCAGAACGTCGAATGGTCGGTCTACCTGCAGCGGCTCGAGGAACAGAATTTCGAAGCGTGCTGCCTCGGCTGGCAGAGCCCGTTCGATCCGGACCCGTACCAGATCTGGCACTCGAGCCAGGCGGACCAGCGGGGCAGCAGCAACCACATCGGCTTCAAGAATGCCGAAGCGGACCGCATCATCGAGGAACTGCGCAAAACGTTCGACGTCGAAAAACGGATCGAGCTCGCCCACCGGTTCTGCCGGATTCTGCACGAGGAGCAGCCGTATACCTTCCTGTTCGCGCCGTACAGCCTGGTGGCGCTTTCGGGCCGCTACCGCAATGTGCGGGTATTTCCGGTCGGCATTCCGGATTCGATCATGTGGGTGCCGGGAGCCGAACAGAAAAAAGTTCCGGGCTTATGA
- the dapB gene encoding 4-hydroxy-tetrahydrodipicolinate reductase: MIRTVVIGAAGRMGRRLVANIQESDTLELAGAVEYAESPFLGQDAGAVAGCGNAGVAITADLAGALKGADAVINFATAGVVESTRLAAENGCSAVVGTTALTAADKAEFAKLAESGARIVAAYNMSVGVNLLFKLVKEAATILGPDYDVEITEMHHNQKKDAPSGTAVRLAEVVCEAWDWDYDKDVRHGREGLVGARTKHEIGMHSLRGGDVVGDHTVIFAINGERIELTHKASSRDTFVKGALRAVEFLAKAKPGLYDMQDVLGLK, from the coding sequence ATGATCAGAACCGTCGTCATCGGAGCCGCGGGCCGCATGGGCCGCCGGCTGGTCGCCAATATCCAGGAAAGCGATACGCTCGAACTTGCGGGAGCGGTCGAATACGCCGAATCCCCGTTCCTCGGGCAGGACGCCGGCGCGGTGGCCGGCTGCGGCAATGCGGGCGTGGCGATCACGGCCGACCTCGCAGGCGCGCTCAAGGGGGCCGATGCCGTCATCAATTTTGCGACGGCCGGCGTCGTCGAAAGCACACGGCTCGCGGCGGAAAACGGCTGCTCCGCGGTGGTCGGCACGACGGCACTGACGGCCGCCGACAAAGCCGAATTCGCAAAGCTGGCGGAGTCCGGCGCGCGGATCGTGGCGGCCTACAATATGAGCGTCGGCGTCAATCTGCTCTTCAAGCTGGTCAAAGAGGCCGCGACGATCCTCGGGCCGGATTACGATGTCGAAATCACCGAGATGCATCACAACCAGAAGAAGGATGCGCCGAGCGGAACGGCGGTCCGGCTCGCCGAGGTCGTCTGCGAGGCGTGGGACTGGGATTACGACAAGGATGTCCGCCACGGCCGCGAAGGCCTGGTCGGCGCGCGGACGAAACATGAAATCGGCATGCATTCTCTGCGCGGCGGCGATGTGGTCGGCGACCACACGGTGATATTTGCGATCAACGGCGAGCGGATCGAGCTGACCCACAAGGCGTCGAGCCGGGATACGTTCGTCAAGGGTGCGCTGCGCGCCGTGGAGTTTCTGGCGAAGGCGAAACCGGGGCTCTACGACATGCAGGACGTGCTGGGCCTGAAATGA
- a CDS encoding DUF4886 domain-containing protein: MKRDSLRILTIGNSFTDSLAQYFPQVAASAGCGLVFERANFGGCELERHWSYIEAEEKTPICRIYRGGGTKLRDLLARGWDIVTIQQASHMSWRPESFQPFATNIRDYILRYAPQAEVVIQQTWAYRADHPFLQPGSDWGIDQAEMYGRLTANYRELAKKLNLRIIPTGYAVQLSRAAEEKPFVNYDPALLETLRWPDLPPQAGDVVGQCHYRKDMESGELRLWRDLIHLNCRGQYLQACVWTAFLFGCPVSEITFVPEELDDRDAAGLRRTAQQAVDEFKQEKQG; encoded by the coding sequence ATGAAAAGAGATTCCCTGCGGATACTGACGATCGGCAACAGCTTCACGGACAGCCTGGCGCAATATTTCCCGCAGGTTGCGGCCTCGGCGGGATGCGGCCTTGTTTTCGAACGCGCGAACTTCGGCGGCTGCGAACTCGAACGGCATTGGAGCTACATCGAAGCCGAGGAGAAAACGCCGATCTGCCGGATCTACCGCGGCGGCGGCACGAAACTGCGCGACCTTCTCGCCAGAGGCTGGGATATTGTGACGATCCAGCAGGCGAGCCACATGAGCTGGCGGCCAGAGTCGTTCCAGCCGTTTGCGACGAATATCCGCGACTACATCCTGCGGTACGCGCCGCAGGCCGAAGTCGTGATTCAGCAGACCTGGGCCTACCGCGCCGATCACCCGTTCCTGCAGCCCGGCAGCGACTGGGGAATCGACCAGGCCGAAATGTACGGTCGGCTCACCGCGAATTACCGCGAGCTTGCGAAAAAGCTCAATCTGCGAATCATCCCGACCGGTTATGCCGTACAGCTGTCGCGCGCGGCGGAAGAGAAGCCGTTCGTGAATTACGATCCGGCGCTGCTCGAAACGCTGCGCTGGCCGGACCTGCCGCCGCAGGCCGGCGACGTGGTCGGCCAGTGCCATTACCGGAAGGATATGGAAAGCGGCGAACTCAGACTCTGGCGCGACCTGATCCACCTGAACTGCCGCGGGCAGTATCTGCAGGCGTGCGTCTGGACCGCGTTCCTGTTCGGCTGTCCGGTCTCCGAGATCACCTTCGTTCCGGAGGAGCTCGACGACCGCGACGCGGCCGGGCTGCGCCGGACCGCCCAGCAGGCGGTCGATGAATTCAAACAGGAAAAACAGGGGTGA
- the lpxB gene encoding lipid-A-disaccharide synthase gives MNVKRSIWIISGEASGDVYGAKLAAELRRLAAERGDELTVSGMGGPKMIAAGIDIRVDSTELGVVGVIEVLKHIFTFIGIFFRLAGQAKKERPGAVVLIDYPGFNLLFALMMYWNKIPVVWYVCPHLWVWGKWRLPVLAKICTKMLVIFPFETEVFAPTRLETEFVGHPLVDIVEERRNPEIVRDPASFLLLPGSRTMEINFLLDPMLGTVAELAKKHPALKFHIAAPREKIARLCREKYARYREKHPDTPEVGISCGDTSDWQQRAGTGLAASGTVTVESAIAGLPLVVGYKLNWVTILLASLVVRLYRGFFTMVNIIANREVYQEFLQHHFTPKELVPAVEAILPGGARRAEVETGMAEVKQLLTPNSSSAGRQAAEACYGVLEEQPPR, from the coding sequence GTGAATGTGAAGCGTTCGATCTGGATCATCTCCGGAGAAGCGTCCGGCGACGTATACGGCGCCAAGCTCGCGGCCGAATTGCGCAGGCTTGCCGCCGAACGCGGCGACGAGCTGACCGTCTCCGGCATGGGCGGCCCGAAAATGATCGCGGCCGGCATCGATATCCGGGTCGATTCGACTGAACTCGGCGTCGTCGGAGTCATTGAGGTGCTGAAGCATATCTTCACCTTCATCGGCATCTTTTTCCGTCTGGCCGGGCAGGCGAAGAAGGAACGCCCCGGAGCGGTGGTGCTCATCGACTATCCGGGATTCAACCTTCTGTTCGCGCTGATGATGTACTGGAATAAGATTCCGGTCGTCTGGTACGTCTGCCCGCATCTCTGGGTGTGGGGGAAGTGGCGGCTGCCGGTGCTCGCGAAAATCTGCACGAAGATGCTCGTGATTTTTCCGTTCGAGACCGAAGTGTTCGCCCCGACCCGGCTTGAGACCGAATTCGTCGGCCACCCGCTCGTCGATATCGTGGAAGAGCGGCGCAATCCGGAGATCGTGCGGGACCCGGCCTCCTTCCTGCTCCTGCCGGGCAGCCGGACAATGGAGATCAATTTCCTGCTCGACCCGATGCTCGGCACCGTCGCCGAACTCGCGAAGAAGCATCCCGCGCTGAAGTTCCATATCGCCGCACCGCGCGAGAAAATCGCCCGGCTCTGCCGGGAAAAATATGCGCGCTACCGCGAAAAGCACCCCGACACGCCGGAGGTCGGCATCAGCTGCGGCGACACGAGCGACTGGCAGCAGCGCGCCGGAACCGGTCTCGCCGCCAGCGGCACCGTCACGGTGGAATCGGCCATCGCCGGGCTGCCGCTGGTGGTCGGTTACAAGCTGAACTGGGTCACGATCCTGCTGGCGTCGCTGGTGGTCCGGCTCTACCGCGGCTTCTTCACCATGGTCAATATCATCGCGAACCGCGAAGTGTATCAGGAGTTCCTGCAGCATCATTTCACGCCGAAGGAGCTCGTTCCGGCGGTTGAGGCGATCCTGCCCGGGGGAGCCCGCCGCGCCGAGGTCGAAACCGGCATGGCAGAGGTGAAGCAGCTGCTGACCCCGAACAGCAGCAGCGCCGGCCGCCAGGCCGCCGAAGCCTGTTACGGGGTCCTTGAGGAGCAGCCTCCCCGCTGA